The genomic segment TTACTAAATAGTAACCGTGGACAGGTTACTGAGATTTCTCAGTGTCTCCCCTTATCTCTAAAATAAGCACAGTGATAACAGCCACCTCGCAAGTTCTTTAAGAAGCTGACATGATTCATCTCTTACAAAATGCTCTAGCAGAGTGCCTGTTGCATGACACGTGCTCAATAAACGCTAATTGGAATGATTTTTACTTCTTCCCAGCTCTCACTTGAATGAAATCACCAATCATGGAAATTGGAGTGCTGAGTACGCAGTTAATATAGTGTTAATGCCATGAcggttttctgaaaaaaaaaaaaaaaaaaaaaaaaagaaagaaaacctgtcCAATGCTCTCAGTTTTATTTTagtggaattttctttctttctctttctgtctctctctctctccccctcttttttttttctgactgtgATGTCTGTTTGTGGCAGggcagcaacagcaacaataCCAACTACTACAGTCGGGGGCCAAACTGCCAGAAACCAAGGATGAAAAAGACCACCCCTCCTGCCCAGTCCTCTCCTGTGCTGCTGGGTTTTCACTGGCAGAAACACTTCACTTATTTCCTCAGGAGCTGCATAGCACAGCAGTTTTCCTGGAACCAGAGGCAGATGGTTCCTGTGTGCCTGGTGGCAGGTTCCTGGTCTCACTCGGGAGCCAAGCATTTCTTCACCCAGGTGGGAGTTCACGCCtttcccttcctgtctcagcagCTCcggccccagcctcagccccagtGTAGACAAGTAGGGCTGCTGCGTGGAGTGCTTCTCCGTGAGCCCCTGGGAAGCTCCCAGGGCCTCTCGGAGAACAAAGCTTTAGATTGGACTGTGGCTTCAGCTGTAACTCTTGCCTGACCAACAGTAGTGTTGGATGAAACAAGAAGATGCTCCCCGCAGAGTGTAACCCGGTCACAAAGGCCAAAGGTTGAGGGGAAGCTGCCGTTTCTCCTTCCTGTTTACCACTCAAGGGTCTGTCTCCCCAAATCCTCGTTAGAGTTATTGGTGTTCTGGCTTTGTACAAATATCCTTATTTGAGTACATACCCTGGTACCCACAACATTGGTTTGAAGTCCGTTGTTCTGCCACGCTCTAGCTGGATGACTCAAGCAGTCAGTTcattaatctctctgagcctcacattTCTCATCTGTATGATGGGAGTAGTCACGTCTGTCTTGCCTGCTTGGTCAAATAAAATCTCAGCATTGTAAATCCAAAACCTGAGGATCCCGTAGCTGGGTGGGAAGCTTGCATGTTGTCTAACACAGTCTCTGTCTGCTGCAGCCACCATCATCTCACAAGTGTTCTGGACAAATGACCCTCCAGCTTCAGACTGTGCTCTGGCTGGCTGGGGAGCTGCCCTCCTCGGGAGCACAGACTGTTGGGAAGTTCTTCCTAGTGCTGCGCTGAAATCAGAACCCCCCAGTGACTTTTATCTGCTGGTTTCTGTTTTACCTCTGGATCCTAAAGTGCATTTAATCTCAAAATGTTCTGTGTATTGAAGACTGCTGTAAAAAATACAGTCAGTTTTCTGAAGTGGTTACCCAGTCATCTTTTCAGCTCCTCTGGCTGCTCTGCCTTTGGAGTCCTGATCTGTACTGACTGTAATAAGACATGGTGTCAGGTGTTCCTGAACGCTCTCGAGGGTCCTTGTGGCATCAGTTATAAAATTTTTCCTGAAGATCCCTAGAGTCAagtctgtttattattattactaatggtAGGTGTCCCCACACATAGTGGGTATGCTTGAAATTATGCAACACATGTGGTTATGTGGTTCTGCATTTTGCTCTTAGTGAACGTTATATTGTCTTTTTGCATGTCATTATCAATTATTGATAAGTATCATAATGGTTGCATCATAATATTCTATTGAATGAATACTCTGTAATTTACTTAATTAACCCTCTATTGTAATCCCTAATTTATAGCCAGTTTTCAGGAACTTCAGGGCTATTCTCTTTGAGAAGTCAAAATGGGAGAAGGCATCACCTCTGAATTCCCTCAGGATTTTATTTTCCACGTCTTGGGGTAATCCCTtcactgctttttcttttcctaagtgGGCAGAGTTAACAGAACATGTAGATCAGATCCTGTGAGAGCTGGAAAGCTGCAGGCACAggttgatttgtgtgtgtgtatgtgtgtccacACTTTACAAGTTCAAATTTTAAATGCTACACTGGTGGTTTCTATGATCAAGAAgatgtttgtgtttctttcatttaCTGATACAAACTGGGCCCACCAAAGGCTTGGGCTACCTCTTTCCTGTGATTTCAAGGATTTTCCTTGATCAAGGAAATTTGAAAAACCCAAGTATCAAGGAACCGCTGTCCTTCAATATCCGGAAGAAAACTTGCAATGTACTTGAATCCAGAGCTGGGAATCAAATAATCACAGATTTGTCTCCCATTAACATAACTTGGGGCTCCCTTGTTTGTTAGAGCCTAGTTCCAGCAGCAGGAAGGCTCCACTCTCATGTAATCAGATCAATCATCTGGGGTCACTGTTAGGGGGCAGCATCCCCACTCCTCTGTAGACTTGCAGAACCCGTCACCAAGATACGGCAACAGGAAACTCTGTCGTTTACAAACTTCCCAAGTGAATTTTGTCAGGTAAATTTAAGAAATGAACTGCAACCCATACACTGAAAAAGGTTTCCAGGCCGTCAGGTTGGTCTGAAAAAGAATTGTCCTGTCCCCACACCCATATTTCCAACAAGCCCCTAACGTCTTAGATAGTGAGCTTTACTTTGGGTTTCATTTTTGGTTGTTGTCACATGATTGGAATGCAGTAGCTTCAAAAACCTGTAGCAAAGATGATAGAAGGGATTTTTCCAATTAAGACATTATCTTTTTCTGAAAGAAGCATCCCACATCTCCCCAAAGGCACTGCCACTAATAGAGAGCCAGCTGCACTCCTCCATCGCAGGCCAATACCACCCTGTGGAATGGATAAAAACTGTGTGTTATCACCAATGGGGACTGGCTGGTTTGAGGCAGTAGCATATGGTTGactgttgaaagaaagaaaaataaaaccaaacagaaactTCTGGTTGCTCAGCCGCAGTAGAATTCTCAAAACCCAATACAAAAGGCTGAGCCCAGACACAGCTTCACTCCATCTGTGCCTCATCTCCAGCCCAAGGAAGCATTAACTTTACTGGGGTGGTTGTTGGGGTGCTTCCAACACGCTGTTCAGAAGTTCCTGATGTCACAGTTTCTATTTGTGCAGGTGAGAAACCGTTCATAGTGTAACTGATGTGCTTCTTaggaaggatgaaaaatcagcCTACCAAGATGACCTCCTGGTGCCAGGAGTGAGGGTGCCTGTATCTGGTGGGCAGGTACTCATGGTGGTGGGCTGCAGTAAAGAAGTCTGAAGGTCCTATCAACTCCCCTTTCCCATGGTATAATTTCAGCAGCCAGGGAAACCAGATCTTTAAACATCTAACTTTGGTCCTAAGACAGACAAAGATAATAGATAAGAATTATCTTATGAAAAGCAGGAAAGGGAGAAGTTAGGGAAGCAGAAGAGAGGTGTGGCCAGTTTCTTCTACTCAGAAGTATGGGTATCTTGAGTCTGAAAATTGGGGgctgcttgaaaaaaaaagaattgcttcTCTTTGGTGGGCCACCTGTAAGGGGCATGAATATGTTTTCTGTTCCCTAAGTATTCTAAGACTTTTGGATTTTGTCGGTGAGAGGTGTAGGTACCTGTTTTCAGCATGGCTGGAGCCACAGTAAACCGGGGACATCCCTCCATTAAAGTATTGCCTCCCATAAAAATGCAGATGGACCTCAAGGCCATTTGTCCATTGCATATGTTTCCTGGAGCATTAAGGAAATGGGAAGCAGATTTCTTAAACATGTGCCCAGTTCTcacgtggaggaggagggaggtggaaATGTCCCCCACGAGTTAGCCCTCATCATGGTGGATCCATGAAACCCTTTACAATAGCAGCTGGTTACTCCCAGAGTCTGGGTGCCGCTCAAGCCCAGAGGGTATAGGTCTTGAAAACCCTTTAAGTAAAGGGTTTAAGTGCTGAAGAGATGGCAGGCTCAGTGCCCTGGAGCAGGGTCTGAGGGAACTCAGGTATTGTTCTCAGTAAGAGCAGAACCGTGGATCACACACACCAGTGCAGCACAGTCAGCACACGGCAGACTAACAGGCCCAGGCCCAAAGCAGGAGGACAAGAGCCAGAGGGACAAAAATTCTAGAGGCACAGCCAGTAAGGGCTCATAAGTCTCATAGAAAGCAGATGACTGTCAGAAGTCAAGAGGGCAGTCCAAAAAGCAGGGGGTGTGCCTGAATAATGGGTGTCTTTCAGTCTTATCCCAAAAGGCTTTGTTTACTTTATTAGGCAGGGGCACCATTTGGACCTTAGGACCCATATGAGCCTTATGTGTGGTATTAAATAAAAGCACTTATGAGGGCTGAGGGGGGCACTCGTCTCCTAAAGGAAGCCGAGCACAGCTTGGGATTCCCCTCCTGGAAGCCCCACAGATGGTGGCAGAGCAAAGACTGCTGTCTCCCTGGAGCATCAGACCTAGCTTCTTTATGTTTGTGACCACAGTGTCCCAGCGCCCCTCACATGTGGGAGTGTTTCAGGAAAGTTCTTCTCAGTGGATGTGGGGTCTGTCCCCCTGCCTCTCTGAGAAGTGCTCAGAAAGGAATGCTAAGAATGGGGATGAGGGAGCGCTCAGAGACCAGACCCACCTCCAAAGAGCATTGACCTCCAAAGAGATATTGACATATcgctacagtttttttttttttaaatatgtttaggGCAAAAGGGAAAAGAGTTAATATCTGAGTCCTGAAATCctctaattttcctttccttcccttcctttccttcctcctgaaCTTTGTTTTTGGTTGAGGGGGAGTGGTTCATActccaaaaatggaaacaaaataacaacTGAAAGTACTTCATATTTTTTTGCAAACTTTTTGCTCCTATTTTTCTTCTGTGATTGTTGAATATGATTCAAGCATAAAATGACTGCACCAACTGAATGCTCACTCAGGGCTGAAAATCTGGATGCAGGCAGCCCCTTGGAAGCCATGTAGCTCTGGCCAGTGGTGGTAGAAGAGTGCTCCCGTGTGATAGTAGTTATTACTGATGACTTGAACCTCATGACACTGTGTGTCTGACCAGTAGACAGTAGAAAAGCTATGCCCCTTCTCAGTCATCTCTTTGTCCACAGTGTGATCTCCCCCATTGTCAGACAAACTGGCTTCAGGACCTGGAGTCTATATGTTGGAGAATTTGCTATTGATGCGGCCTTTGTGGCAGTAGTTTTGCAGACAGAAAACACCTCCCCAACCTGCCCCAACTTGAAGAGAGAACTCTGGCATCATTTCCTCAAGCTGCCTGGCTTAACTGATTGTAAACCTTGTCTCCTTTTCTTATAGCACTTTTtactgattataaaagtaatacatacttgatataataaatattaagcaatataaatttaaaaaatctaaagtgACAGTCACCTATTATTAAGCTGCCACTTACGGATAATCACCATTAACTAATATATTCTTCCAGTTTTCTTTGATGCTTTTCAggaacaaatattttatatatttataaaataatacttaaaaacaaaacacacacagaggaatcaGTTCATACAGTGCATATTGTACAGTTTGCCTCTTTTGCTGGCAATAGATGTGAGTCGTTTTTTCCTATTGATCCATGCAGATctacttcatctttttttttaagaaatagagtctatttttcagttttatagtcacagaaaaattgagcagaaagaaCAGAATATACCCACATAACCACTCTGCTCCTCACATACACAGCCTCCCCAACATTCAACATCCCACAACACAGGGGCACATTTGTTACAATCCGCGAGCAAACATTGGCACACCATTATCAACCACAGTTTGCATTACAGATCATTCATTGTCTTTTATGTTCTAtggattttgataaatgtataatgacatttaTTCACTATTATAGCATCATACAGAGCAGTTTCTCTACCATAAAGATCCTCTGTGCTTCACCTCTTCATCCCTTCTTATCATAAACTCCTGAtcaccactgatctttttattgtctttacAGTTTTTCCCTTTCTAGAATGTTATATACTTAGAATCATCTAGTATGTAGTTTTTCCAGTTAGCATCTTTCATtttgcaatatgcatttaaggatCTTTCATGCCTTAATGTGGCTCTATAGCTTATTTTCAgtggtgaataatattccattgtatgggtgtATCACAGTTTACTTGCCCACTCACCTCCTGAGGGACATCTCCCTTGCTTTCTAATTTTGGTAATGATGAATAtagttgctataaacatttgtgtgaaGGTTTTTGTGTTGACCTAATTTTTCAGCTCAggtgggtaaataccaaggagtatgAGGACTGAATTGTATGATTAAATAACATTtagtcatgtttaaaaaaaaaaactgccaaactttCTTTCAAAGTGAATTGAGCCTTTCATGAATCATTGAGTgatgtatctaaaaagtcatttcCAAACTCCAGTCATTTAGATTTTctcctcttctaggaattttatagttttgtgttttatatttaggtttgtgatcctttttgagttaatttttatgataGTGGCAAGCTCTGGgtcatgtggctgtccagttgtcCAGCATCACTTGTTGGGAGACTCCTATCTCCACTgatttgccttttctcctttgtcaaagatctgtTAACTCTAtttgtgtgagtctatttctgcacTCTTTATTTTCTCCTATTGATCTATTTAGTCTTTTGCCAAAGCCACACTGCCTTGATTATAGTAGTTTGGTAGTAAGGCTTGAAGTCAAATAATGTcaatcctccaactttgttcttttaatatTGTGTCAGTGCTTCTGGTGTCttgcctctccatataaactttagaatcaaatcattgatatccacaaaataatGTGTTGGGATTTTGAcggggattgcattgaatctatagatcaagtcaGGAAGACTTAACACTATTGAGCATCTTAACACTATTGAGTCCTCCTATTCATGAATATGGACTCTCTCTCaaattttttagttttcctttaatTTCTATGAACagagtttggtaattttcctcaTACAGCTCCTATACATGTGTTCTTATATTTATAccaaagtatttcattttttgattttattGTTACCTCATCATGTTTAATGGCTGCCAGTCTATTATATGGATGTATTTAAGAACCCTTATTAATGCTTAAGTGCATGTTTAATTTggatgattttaaaaagtgaacaaacAGACACATAGTTTGTTCACAACTCACCACTAAATCAGATATGGTGACATATTACTTGGTCAAGCTGGAGGCTCAGAAAGTGAAGAAAACCAATCTATATTTACCACCCAGGATGACAGTTGTCAAATATATAAGCATAAGTAGCAGCAAACTAGATTGTAATAATAGGGTGAGCCTACTCAAAAATAAACACCTAAAAACAACTTAGcattgatagatagatgatagatagataagacAGACAAATGACAGGCAGACAGATCTATTAACTGTGTGGTGTTTTTTCCCCAAGAACCACTGACTGGTTCAAAATAACATAGTTGAACCTTAATTCTCTCCTAGTTCTCAGGTTATATTTGTAACCAAGTCAAGGAACCTTAAAATGATGTTTCACAATAGCGGTCTAAATTTTGATCTATTACAGACCATTTTGGAACACCTTTGAATTATATTTGCTTACATCTCTAATGTACTTCATAAGATTAGACTTTAAAGGAAGCTGTTCTTTGAACATTTAGGAAGAGGTTCAATTTATTATTTGTCTGGTGTCCCCTTTAACGATCTAGAAACCTCCTCTTTAGGATTTAGGCAGTTGTCTCCATGATATCCTGAAGCCTCTTCCATCCACCTGCTCAGGAAATGTGAGCCCTGAGTTGTAACTGATTTGAAGTTTAAACAGACTGTAACTCAAGTGTGACGGCAGCTCCACTATTTGTTCACCAGACTGTTAAGTCTGCCATTTCTCAAGGCAGCCTACAGAGCaaagttttatttaattgttcaagcacaagaaacaaaaatatccagGTGCCCTGCTTGTCTGAAGCTTTTTGCCTGAAACTTGCCATCTGCTAGCATCTAAGttagagagaaataaacttgGTGAGATGGCCCCATGAAGACTGAAGACCACAATAAAATTGTAATACACAATATCCCAAAAGGATTGTTTGGGGATAAAAATGTGACATGAAAGGAATGTTTTTCCTCACTTTTATGtaaataattgaaaaattatttaGAGAGAACAGTCGATAGGCTAAAGTTACAAAATACATTCAGATGAACAGGCCCTGTACCTTTGACTCACTACTTTATCcttttcttaaagttttatttacaaaaccagcAGTTAGCATGAGTCTAGCAATAACAGAACTGGCTTCTAACAGTTATCAGTCATTCTCATCAGACTGATGCAGAGTGCAAATTCAGATACATTGATTTAAAAGAAATTGGGATTATGATCACCAATCTTGAGCAAGATTTTGGCCTTGATATTCATGAACAATTGGTAAGTTTCTGTTTTCTTGGGAGAGATGTAAAGGAATTTCCACAAGGATCCTATATGAGTCCCTTTGATACACTTTTTTAGCAAAAGCTGTAGCACTTTGGGCTTTGTGTATGATGGATGGCTTTGAGAGGAGGATGTGTTTGGCCATTTTCAAAGCCCTACTGTAGTTTTTAATTACAGTGATAGTTAAAGGTGGAGATGTTAAGAATTAAATAGGATGCATAGTCTAGAAAGCCACAGATATCAGGCAGATAAGGCTCAGGAGTTGGGCTGGCAGGATCAGGAGGTGGTAGGCTGAAAAGTGGTCACCAACCCTAAAGGGGCCAGCAGATGTCCATCTCCAGCTAAGTGTTACAGTATGCCAAAGAGAGCTCAGAGGAAGAGCTGACAGTCTTCAAGTGTGTTTTTTATAGCTCATTCTGAGCTTAGGCaaatgacttgctttggccaatagaaCATTAAAATTACTCATCATTCATGCAGAATCCCGAAAAAACTGCTCACGTGAATTCACCTCCTCTTTTGGAATCCTGCTACACTAAGTACAAGCTTAGGCTAACCTGACTGAGGATGAAAGACCACAAGAGGAAGGAAACGTGTTCCAGACAACTAGCCCCGAGTCAGTTAACTTCCAAACGTGACAGAACCCAACCAAGATCAGCAGAAACTGACTGACATGTGGTGAGTCCAGCTGGGCCTCACCTAGATCAGCAGAGTTGCTCAATCACCCCACAGattcatgagaaataataaatgtcGATTGTTCTATAATACTAAGGTTTCATGGGTGTTGGTTAGACAGCATTAATGTGGCACCAGATACCTGGTACACCAACCCATGGGAAGTGATCAGTAACTATCAGCTATATACACTCACATGTCACTGATTCTGAGGTGCTTAGATGatggtgctttcttttttttttaacattttttattgatttataatcattttacaatgttgtgtcaaaatccagtgttcagcacaatttttcattcatggacatatacacactcattgtcacatttttttctctgtgagttatcataacattttgtgtatatttccctgtgctatacagtgtaatcttgtttatctattctacaattttgaaagcccagtctatcccttcccaccctccaccccccctggtaaccacaagtctgtattctctgtctgtgagtctatttctgtcctgtatttatgctttgtttttgtttgtttgtttttgtttttgttttttagattccacatatgagcgatctcatatggtatttttctttctctttctggcttacttcacttagaatgacattctccaggagcatccatgttgctgcaaatggcattatgttgtcagtttttatggctgaatagtattccattgcatacatataccacatcttctttatccagtcacctattgatggacatttaggctgtttccatgttttggctattgtaaatagtgctgctatgaacattggagtgcaggtgtcatcctgaagtagatttccttctggatacaagcccaggagtgggattcctgggtcatatggtaagtctattcctagtcttttgaggaatctccacactgttttccatagtggctgcaccaaactgcattcccaccagcagtgtaggagggttcccctttctccacagcctctccagcatttgtcatttgtggagttttgaatgacggccattctgaatggtgtgaggtgatacctcattgtagttttgatttgcatttctctgataattagtgatattgagcattttttcatgtgcttttcgatcatttgtatgtcttccttggagaattgcttgtttaggtcttctgcccatttatggattgggttgtttatttttttcttattgagtcgtatgagctgcttatatattctggagatcaagcctttgtcggtttcacttgcaaaaattttctcccattccataggttttcttcttgttttacttctggtttcctttgctgtgcagaagcttgtaagtttcattaggtcccatttgtttattcttgcgtttatttcttctaggagaaaatttttgaaatgtatgtcagataatgttttgcctgttttcctctaggaggtttattgtatcttgtcttatgtttaagtctttaatccattttgagttgatttttgtatatggtgtaagggagtgttctagcttcattgttttacatgctgctgtccagttttcccaacaccatttgctgaagagactgtctttattccattgtatactcttgcctcctttgtcgaagatgagttgaccaaaagtttgtgggttcatttctgggctctctattctgttccattggtctatatgtctgttttggtaccaataccatgctgtcttgatgactgtagctctatagtattgtctgaagtctgggagagttattcctccagcctctttctttctcttcagtaatgctttggcaattctaggtctttgatggttccatataaattttattatgatttgttctagttctgtgaaatatgtcctgggtaactggatagggattgcattaaatctgtagattgccttgggcagtgtgaccattttaacaatattgattcttccaatccaagagcatggaatatctttccattttttaaagtcttctttaattttcttcatcagtggtttatagttttctgtgtataattctttcacctccttggttagatttattc from the Vicugna pacos chromosome 11, VicPac4, whole genome shotgun sequence genome contains:
- the LOC140699842 gene encoding uncharacterized protein isoform X3, with translation MSSGGKTAREVEKLAPTSFTWSVDFGFLTVHEKQQQQYQLLQSGAKLPETKDEKDHPSCPVLSCAAGFSLAETLHLFPQELHSTAVFLEPEADGSCVPGGRFLVSLGSQAFLHPATIISQVFWTNDPPASDCALAGWGAALLGSTDCWEVLPSAALKSEPPSDFYLLVSVLPLDPKVHLISKCSVY
- the LOC140699842 gene encoding uncharacterized protein isoform X5, with amino-acid sequence MLFKIDQGSPPAVDWEDAEQNWNRDDSILRSSGSSFFRNSLPPPVLPGLWISGSSQSMRSNSNNTNYYSRGPNCQKPRMKKTTPPAQSSPVLLGFHWQKHFTYFLRSCIAQQFSWNQRQMVPVCLVAGSWSHSGAKHFFTQNPEKTAHVNSPPLLESCYTKYKLRLT
- the LOC140699842 gene encoding uncharacterized protein isoform X4; translation: MLFKIDQGSPPAVDWEDAEQNWNRDDSILRSSGSSFFRNSLPPPVLPGLWISGSSQSMRSNSNNTNYYSRGPNCQKPRMKKTTPPAQSSPVLLGFHWQKHFTYFLRSCIAQQFSWNQRQMVPVCLVAGSWSHSGAKHFFTQPPSSHKCSGQMTLQLQTVLWLAGELPSSGAQTVGKFFLVLR